The window AAAGCCCAGCCGGAAAAATACACAGGAGTGTGACCCGTTACCCGAACCATCTCCACCGTATCCAACCAGAACAAAAAGCTGTCCGCGAACACGTTAGCACGGACATCGCTGGCTAGCAGGAATCTGAGTGGTCCTGAGAATGGAGGGGTGGCTGGAAAGTTTGCAAAGGGTATGGGGCATGGTGGATAAACTCCCGGAATGCCATATGTCTGCCTGTGGTTGCCTGATATCGATCTTGGAAATGCACCATTGCTGGGCAACCCTGGAATTGTTGTGTTGCCATGGAGCCCCGCAGCTGACAGGCCTGAAACCGCTCCATTATTAGGCAGCAATGGAACCGGTGCGTTGGCGTCGTGACCCGGGGCCGTCCCGTTGCCCGTTAAGCCCGTAGCTGTCGCGCTGGCAGACAACCCTCGCACCATCCTGTTCGCCGTTTGCGGTGCGTGATCTGCACCAATGTTAGCAGCAGGTGATGGCCCGGTCGCAGGAGTGACTATAGAAGAAACCCTACCGACATATGTCACCTCCGGAGAGGCAATGTTCGGATCACGTGCCAGTTCATTAGCTGCACACAGaaattaaagtaaagtaaagtacagtaaagtaaaggaaaggaaaggaaaggaaaggaaaggaaaggaaaggaaaggaaaggaaaggaaagtGGAGTGGAGTGGAGTGGAGTGGAGTAGAGTAGGGTTGGTTAGAGCGGGTTgggtagagtagagtagagtagagtagagtagagtagagtagagtagagtagagtagggttgggtagagtagagtagagtagagtagagaagGGGAAAAGGGAAGAGTTTAGTAGAGTAGAATTTAGTAGAGTAGAGCAGAGTAGAGTAGAGTTGGGTTtggtagagtagagtagagtagagaagGGGAAAAGGGAAGAGTTTAGTAGAGTAGAATttagtagagtagagtagagtacagttGAATAGAATAGAGTTGGGTTGGGTAGAGtatagtagagtagagtagagttgAGTAGGGTTGAGTTGGGTAGAGTAGAGTAGGGTTGAGTTGGGTAGAGTAGAGTAGGGTTGAGTTgggtagagtagagtagagttgGGTAGAGTAGAGTAGGGTTGGGTTGGGTAGGGTAGGGTAGGGTAGAGTAGGGTTGGGTTGGGTTGGGTAGAGTAGAGTAGGGTTGGGTAGAGTAGAGTAGGGTTGGGTAGAGTAGAGTAGGGTTgggtagagtagagtagagtagggtTGGGTTGGGTTGGGTTGGGTTGGGTTGGGTTGGGTAGGGTAGGGTAGAGTAGGGTTGGGTTGGGTAGAGTAGAGTAGGGTTGGGTAGGGTAGGGTAGGGTAGGGTAGGGTAGGGTAGGGTAGGGTAGAGTAGGGTTgggtagagtagagtagagtagagtagggtAGGGTAGAGTAGGGTTGGGtagaatagagtagagtagagtagagtagagtagagtagggttgggtagagtagagtagagtagagtagagtagagtagagtagagtagagtagggtagagtagagtagggttgggtagagtagagtagagtagagtagagtagggtagagtagagtagagtagggttgggtagagtagagtagagtagagtagagtagggtTGGGTTgggtagagtagagtagagtagagtaagGTTGATTAGAGAAGATTAGAGACTAGAGTAAAGTTACTTTAAAGTAAAGTAACATAAGGTaaagtttaaaaagtaaagtaaagtaagatAAAAGACtatttcatttaattacatatttattaaaaacgtcATTTAATCTCTAATCAATTTAATAAATGGTGCAGTAATAATATCTATGATATATTAATATTACCATATGTgtaatataaatgcaaaatcaATGGTGTCAGTTTATTTGACCATCAGTTTGTAATGGTGTTTTTTGTACCTTGACCAGTTAGTCTGCAATGACGGATTCGTTCCACTATATCGATGCAAATCAGAGAGAAAAGAACCATTGACACAGGCAATTCGGCAAACGTGTCCAACCTCAGATCATTTCTAATCTGTACCTGAAAAACATGGACGTGAGACAGAGAAAAAAGAGACATGTGAGAAAAATCTTTGACACATTCTGTTGTTGGACTATCACTCCGGATAGGGATTTCTGCATTGGGAATGTTGACGTACGGCTGTTTCCCTGCAGCTCAAGTATTTGTGTAGGAGGAAAGCGTGTACGGTAGAGACCAAAAGTGATGTTCAAAAAGAATgaccataaaaaaatattgccacAAGACACAATTGAAAAATACTAATAACAGAATTGTgctcaatgtttgttttatttcctgtCAGCTTTTCCTGTTTTTCTGTATTATAGATTAAAACCCATATTCCATGATACATTGcccttttacttttttaatatattttgaaaataccaAAAACGTTTTAGTATGgcataaaaaatcattaatgtctaatgaacacacacacgtgaaaCGCAATCAGGATATGGAAGAACTTTTCCCTCTGTCACCTCAGAAGcttctgttaaacaaaacaggaaGAGCGAATGCTTATCAACAAGGCACATCAAACACTGCTCAGCTGTTTCTTACTATGATGacataaactaaacattttattgctcTTTAATTGCTCAGGAAGACCAAACGTTCTCAACTGTTTCACTTAAGTATCAACTTCCAGAAGTTTCTCTTAGAATGACgtagaagaaataaataaataatgacacaatggTTGACGGGCCTTACGCGTACAGAGACCTATGAGGCTAACGCTGATTATTTGGTCATGGAATCATTTCACGAGCGATGTTTGACCTTTTTTTGATGCAGGTTTAAACTGAGCAGAGTTtgagatattttcagaaatttaAGAGGAGATTCATGCGTGATAATGTGGCTCCagtttttgtttgatttcaattCAATCACATTACTGTAAACAACTGAAATATCAGTTTAGCGCAACAGGGGGTAAAAACAGTCCAGCATGATGGGTTGAAACACTTTATTTATAACTCAACGGGTTGTCACATTTTGAGCCAACGCATGGTTGAAAATCCCCCAATAGAGTCCACGATTGGGTAACACATGGACAAACACAACCGTGTCTAGACTTTAACCAACCAtgagttgaaacaacccagtatttttgtttgtgcaaGTAAATTGAAATCCGAACAGTGCACGTTTACAGGACAAACAGAATCCCCAGTCAATGGAGAACAAAGTTAATCATTTTTCAAACATGTACCTCAGAACTGGCGATGAGGAAAGCGAAACAGGGCAGCGTCGAGAGAAGCACATAAGCCAGAGCAACAGGTCtcctgaaagaaagaaaaatcactcATGCCATCACAGAAAAGTTGTCAGTGAAGTTCAAAACAGTCACAGAGTACTGctgatgtctctctctctctctctctctctctctctctctcaccactCCTCCTGGGCCACCAGTGCTTTCTTCTTCATAAAGACCATGTACTTCATAGGCAACCAGATCAGCATGGCCATTGATGTCACGTAGGCCACGGACGACGCCACGATCAGCCAATAAGCTGTCGTTGCATTCCCGGCAGAGGCCTGTGATTGGCCCATTGCTCGAGACACGATGACAGCGAAACGCTGCATTACGATAAAGAGTGGAACGCAAAAACCTGCGAACTGCAGAAGCTCACAAACAGCAAATTTAATCTTACTACCTGAGCCCATGATGAGAAAGAGACGAGAAACAGTGAGAATCAGCAGTTTTTGAGTTTATTGTGTGAGAGTGCTGGAATGTTCCATTCACACCAATGAGCTTCAGTGCTGAGTCTGCACTCACAGCATTGTGTTGACATatcacacctgaacacacaataacaacaacaaacactcgcaataacactgacatcacacaacaaacacacacaataacactgacataacacaacaaacacacacaataacactgacatcacacaacaaacacacacaataacactgacatcacacaacaaacacacacaataacactgacatcacacaacaaacacgcacaataacactgacatcacacaacaaacatacgcaataacactgacatcacacagcaaacacacacaataacactgacataacacaaaaaacacacacaataacactgacataacacaacaaacacacacaataacactgacataacacaacaaacacacacaataacactgacataacacaacaaacacacacaataacactgacatcacacaacaaacacacacaataacactgacatcacacaacaaacacacacaataacactgacatcacacaacaaacacacacaataacactgacatcacacaacaaacacacacaataacactgacataacacaacaaacacacacaataacactgacatcacacagcaaacacacacaataacactgacataacacaaaaaaacaaacacacacaataacactgacatcacacaacaaacacgcacaataacactgacatcacacaacaaacacacacaataacactgacatcacacagcaaacacacacaataacactgacatcacacaacaaacacacacaataacactgacatcacacagcaaacacacacaataacactgacataacacaacaaacacacacaataacactgacatcacacagcaaacacacacaataacactgacataacacaacaaacacacacaataacactgacatcacacaacaaacacacacaataacactgacatcacacaacaaacacacacaataacactgacatcacacaacaaacacacgcaataacactgacatcacacagcaaacacacacaataacactgacatcacacaacaaacacacacaataacactgacatcacacaacaaacacacacaataacactgacatcacacaacaaacacacacaataacactgacatcacacaacaaacacacgcaataacactgacatcacacagcaaacacacacaataacactgacatcacacagcaaacacacacaataacactgacatcacacaacaaacacacacaataacactgacatcacacaacaaacacacacaataacactgacatcacacaacaaacacacacaataacactgacatcacacaacaaacatacgcaataacactgacaaaacacaataaacatacgcaataacactgacatcacacagcaaacacatgcaataacactgacatcacacaacaaacacgcacaataacactgacatcacacaacaaacacacacaataacactgacatcacacaacaaacacacacaataacactgacataacacaacaaacacacacaataacactgacatcacacagcaaacacatgcaataacactgacatcacacaacaaacacacacaataacactgacataacacaaaaaacacacacaataacactgacatcacacagcaaacacatgcaataacactgacatcacacaacaaacacgcacaataacactgacatcacacaacaaacatacgcaataacactgacatcacacagcaaacacacacaataacactgacataacacaaaaaacacacacaataacactgacataacacaacaaacacacacaataacactgacaccacacaacaaacacacacaataacactgacataacacaacaaacacacacaataacactgacatcacacagcaaacacatgcaataacactgacatcacacaacaaacacacacaataacactgacataacacaaaaaacacacacaataacactgacatcacacagcaaacacacacaataacactgacatcacacaacaaacacgcacaataacactgacatcacacaacaaacatacgcaataacactgacatcacacagcaaacacacacaataacactgacataacacaaaaaacacacacaataacactgacataacacaacaaacacacacaataacactgacatcacacaacaaacacacacaataacactgacataacacaaaaaacacacacaataacactgacatcacacagcaaacacacacaataacactgacataacacaaaaaacacacacaataacactgacatcacacagcaaacacacacaataacactgacatcacacaacaaacacgcacaataacactgacatcacacaacaaacactcgcaataacactgacatcacacaacaaacacacacaataacactgacatcacacaaaaaacacacacaataacactgacataacacaacaaacacacacaataacactgacatcacacaacaaacacacacaataacactgacataacacaaaaaacacacacaataacactgacatcacacagcaaacacatgcaataacactgacatcacacaacaaacacacacaataacactgacataacacaaaaaacacacacaataacactgacatcacacagcaaacacacacaataacactgacatcacacaacaaacacacacaataacactgacatcacacagcaaacacatgcaataacactgacatcacacaacaaacacgcacaataacactgacatcacacaacaaacacacacaataacactgacatcacacagcaaacacatgcaataacactgacatcacacaacaaacacacacaataacactgacatcacacagcaaacatacgcaataacactgacatcacacaacaaacacgcacaataacactgacatcacacaacaaacatacgcaataacactgacatcacacagcaaacacacacaataacactgacatcacacaacaaacacgcacaataacactgacatcacacaacaaacacatgcaataacactgacataacacaataaacacatgcaataacactgacataacacaataaacatacgcaataacactgacatcacacaacaaacatacgcaataacactgacatcacacaacaaacacgcacaataacactgacatcacacaacaaacatacgcaataacactgacatcacacagcaaacacacacaataacactgacatcacacaacaaacacacacaataacactgacatcacacaacaaacacacacaataacactgacatcacacaacaaacacacacaataacactgacatcacacaacaaacatacgcaataacactgacataacacaacaaacacacacaataacactgacatcacacaacaaacatacgcaataacactgacataacacaataaacatacGCAATAACACTGatatcacacaacaaacatacgcaataacactgacatcacacaacaaacacacgcaataacactgacatcacacaacaaacacacacaataacactgacatcacacaacaaacatacgcaataacactgacataacacaataaacatacgcaataacactgacatcacacaacaaacatacgcaataacactgacatcacacaacaaacacacgcaataacactgacatcacacaacaaacacacacaataacactgacatcacacaacaaacacacacaataacactgacatcacacaacaaacacacacaataacactgacatcacacagcaaacacatgcaataacactgacatcacacaacaaacacgcacaataacactgacatcacacaacaaacacacacaataacactgacatcacacaacaaacacacacaataacactgacataacacaacaaacacacacaatagcactgacatcacacagcaaacacatgcaataacactgacatcacacaacaaacatacgcaataacactgacatcacacaacaaacatacgcaataacactgacatcacacaacaaacacacgcaataacactgacatcacaaaacaaacacacgcaataacactgacatcacacaacaaacacacacaataacactgacatcacacaacaaacacacacaataacactgacatcacacaacaaacacacacaataacactgacatcacaaaacaaacacacgcaataacactgacatcacacaacaaacacacacaataacactgacatcacacaacaaacacacgcaataacactgacatcacaaaacaaacacacgcaataacactgacatcacacaacaaacacacgcaataacactgacatcacacaacaaacacacacaataacactgacatcacacaacaaacacacgcaataacactgacatcacacaacaaacacacacaataacactgacatcacacaacaaacacacacaataacactgacatcacacaacaaacacacacaataacactgacatcacacaacaaacacgcacaataacactgacatcacacaacaaacatacgcaataacactgacatcacacaacaaacatatgcaataacactgacataacacaacaaacacacacaataacactgacatcacacaacaaacacacacaataacactgacatcacacaacaaacacacacaataacactgacatcacacaacaaacacacgcaataacactgacatcacacagcaaacacacacaataacactgacatcacacaacaaacacacacaataacactgacatcacacaacaaacacacacaataacactgacatcacacaacaaacacacacaataacactgacatcacacaaccaACATacgcaataacactgacataacacaataaacatacgcaataacactgacatcacacaacaaacatacgcaataacactgacatcacacaacaaacacacacaataacactgacatcacacaacaaacacacacaataacactgacatcacacaacaaacacacacaataacactgacatcacacaacaaacacgcacaataacactgacatcacacaacaaacatacgcaataacactgacatcacacaacaaaca of the Triplophysa dalaica isolate WHDGS20190420 chromosome 1, ASM1584641v1, whole genome shotgun sequence genome contains:
- the LOC130425866 gene encoding transmembrane protein 236-like, yielding MGSGSKIKFAVCELLQFAGFCVPLFIVMQRFAVIVSRAMGQSQASAGNATTAYWLIVASSVAYVTSMAMLIWLPMKYMVFMKKKALVAQEEWRPVALAYVLLSTLPCFAFLIASSEVQIRNDLRLDTFAELPVSMVLFSLICIDIVERIRHCRLTGQANELARDPNIASPEVTYVGRVSSIVTPATGPSPAANIGADHAPQTANRMVRGLSASATATGLTGNGTAPGHDANAPVPLLPNNGAVSGLSAAGLHGNTTIPGLPSNGAFPRSISGNHRQTYGIPGVYPPCPIPFANFPATPPFSGPLRFLLASDVRANVFADSFLFWLDTVEMVRVTGHTPVYFSGWALPVYLFCFLSSMRLVLTPHSPLLSPLGVVLQDLPFLVLRTALIALFGFVTPLLYLMKNLLVCLAYIYFNFMTKLKVFNTERMF